The Deinococcus aestuarii genome includes a region encoding these proteins:
- a CDS encoding LysR family transcriptional regulator, producing MELRHLRHFVALAEEEHFGRAAERVFVVQQALSNSIRNLEDEVGVPLVLRTTRRVQLTPAGREFLIGARETLAQAAQTVERARRAARGEVGHLTVGFVSGLAFGGLPEIVRSFREAFPNVSVELRELTAQEQEAALRGGQIELGLMLLPVRDPGLDSRPLWRQPLVAALPSGHPLARKRRLKIGDLAGERFVFFPRHLRATYFDQVMRWCASSGFTPNVVQEAIEIPTLLSLVAAGIGVFLPIEFFSRLALPGVVYRPLEDAPVVEIVAVWRREAGRDPTLRAFLTVAREALEKGEGA from the coding sequence ATGGAACTCCGCCACCTCCGCCACTTCGTTGCCCTCGCCGAGGAGGAACACTTCGGGCGGGCCGCCGAGCGCGTCTTCGTGGTGCAACAGGCGCTGTCGAACTCGATCCGCAACCTGGAGGACGAGGTGGGCGTGCCGCTCGTGCTGCGGACGACGCGGCGGGTGCAGCTCACCCCGGCGGGCCGGGAGTTCCTGATCGGCGCGCGGGAGACGCTGGCGCAGGCGGCGCAGACGGTCGAGCGGGCGCGGCGGGCGGCGCGGGGCGAGGTGGGGCACCTGACGGTCGGCTTCGTGAGCGGGCTGGCCTTCGGCGGCCTGCCAGAGATCGTGCGTTCCTTCCGCGAAGCTTTCCCGAACGTCAGCGTGGAGCTGCGCGAGCTGACCGCCCAGGAGCAGGAGGCGGCGTTGCGCGGCGGCCAGATCGAACTCGGCCTGATGCTGCTGCCCGTGCGCGACCCGGGGCTCGACTCGCGTCCCCTCTGGCGTCAGCCCCTCGTCGCCGCGCTGCCCTCCGGACATCCCCTGGCCCGCAAGCGCCGCCTGAAGATCGGGGACCTCGCGGGGGAGCGTTTCGTCTTCTTCCCCCGCCACCTGCGCGCCACCTACTTCGATCAGGTCATGCGCTGGTGTGCCTCCTCCGGCTTCACGCCCAACGTGGTGCAGGAGGCCATCGAGATTCCCACCCTGCTTTCCCTCGTGGCGGCGGGCATCGGCGTCTTCCTGCCCATCGAGTTCTTCAGCCGCCTCGCCCTGCCCGGCGTGGTCTACCGACCGCTGGAGGACGCCCCGGTGGTGGAGATCGTCGCGGTGTGGAGAAGGGAGGCAGGAAGGGACCCGACGCTGCGGGCCTTCCTGACGGTGGCGCGGGAGGCGCTGGAGAAGGGAGAGGGAGCATAG
- a CDS encoding DNA topology modulation protein FlaR: protein MRRVLVVGCPGAGKSTFARGLAVRTGLPLTHLDELYWHPGWRRVEPSLWHRRLQKALGEEAWILDGNFSTTLLERAYRADTVFFLRPPRRVCLWRAFWREALGRHLHGDHPAKWPSRALLLDIWQFQPQADWQLAQLRTVPGLRVKVLHSDADMAVAGLISVTPLLLHPAATPPPHPSP, encoded by the coding sequence ATGCGGCGTGTCCTCGTCGTCGGCTGCCCCGGTGCGGGCAAAAGCACCTTCGCCCGGGGGCTGGCCGTGCGGACGGGCCTCCCCCTCACACATCTGGATGAGCTGTACTGGCACCCGGGCTGGAGGCGAGTGGAGCCGTCCCTGTGGCACAGGCGGCTGCAAAAGGCTCTCGGCGAAGAGGCTTGGATTCTCGACGGCAACTTTTCGACCACCCTGCTGGAGCGGGCGTACCGGGCGGACACGGTGTTCTTCCTGAGGCCGCCCCGCCGGGTGTGTCTGTGGCGGGCCTTCTGGCGAGAGGCGCTGGGAAGGCACCTCCACGGCGACCACCCCGCGAAGTGGCCCTCCCGTGCCCTCCTGCTGGACATCTGGCAGTTTCAACCCCAGGCCGACTGGCAGCTCGCGCAACTGCGGACGGTGCCGGGACTGAGGGTGAAGGTGCTGCACAGCGACGCCGATATGGCGGTGGCTGGGCTGATCTCCGTCACCCCGCTCCTCCTTCACCCAGCCGCAACACCTCCTCCCCACCCTTCCCCCTGA